The following proteins are encoded in a genomic region of Candidatus Binatia bacterium:
- a CDS encoding molybdopterin-dependent oxidoreductase gives MNLTRRNFLRSAGAATFLLSLERLTFAQVGPAAATPSAMPELPNYRGWEDVFRNKWTWDKVVRSSHFVNCWYQAHCAWDVFVKDGVVWREEQAADYPAVRADTPDFNPRGCQKGGCYSARMYDPTRVKYPLKRVGERGSGKWERLSWDQALNEIADLMIDTITQEGTDRIIWSLGPLYTFGTFSAGQMRLNLLLDSCGLDMNTEIGDGHPGAAVTFGKIVAERSLDDYFFSDMILVWGCNPLYTQIPNAHFFTEARYKGAQIIAIAPDYNASAIHADQWITIKPGTDAAFALSLAQVIVSENLHNEAFLREQTDMPFLVRMDTGRFLRQSDMVKDGSAEVLYVYDQQTKQIIEAPRDTLRLGTIMPALDGTYEAKALAGTVKVRPVFTLLRASLERDYSPEQTASITGIRASVVRDLARRIAKAKAVANVTSSNFAKFYHGNLMERAQILVFSLCGHMGKKGSGYSAFPFLTQDGFEMFGFMKQPGWMGKLRLAVQFWPMLRQLKKPGMTDEMVRYEAGAMQFREGGMVSGVMFWNIHGGLLEVSGRSKEWDPHLKRPVAEYMKESLDKGYQYVWPKPGSPPRIIFEYGSNILRRLRGYPYVLKNLFPKLKSFVTIDWRMTSSALYSDYVLPAGGWYEKYEHKWGTPLMPYIHAGSKVTSFQEAKPDWEICALLAKAVQTRAKARNISKFKDRHGNERQLDSVYDDFTMNGSYTEQDEEKVAADLVQMASNLTGVEWEQLKKKGYARFTGTGNSGVSIGNACDITPNDTVSPFTHHVEKKMPYPTLTRRIQFYIDHPFYLELGETLPVHKDPPMAGGDYPLTLSGGHTRWSIHSAWRDDARMLRLQRGEPVMYMSVADAAARNIEDGGLVVVRNDIDSFRIQAKISPSVRPGQVIIYHAWENYQFRDGKGFQNLIPSPLNPVELAGGEGHLRPIQICLQPSQNDRDTRVEVVAA, from the coding sequence ATGAATCTTACACGTCGTAATTTTCTGCGTTCGGCAGGCGCGGCGACCTTCTTGCTTTCTCTGGAGCGCCTCACCTTTGCACAAGTCGGCCCGGCGGCGGCTACGCCGAGCGCCATGCCGGAGCTGCCCAATTACCGCGGCTGGGAAGATGTTTTCCGCAACAAATGGACCTGGGACAAGGTTGTCCGCAGTTCACATTTCGTGAACTGCTGGTACCAGGCGCACTGTGCTTGGGACGTCTTCGTCAAGGACGGCGTCGTGTGGCGCGAGGAGCAGGCGGCAGATTACCCGGCCGTTCGTGCTGATACGCCCGACTTCAACCCGCGTGGCTGTCAGAAGGGCGGATGTTATAGCGCTCGCATGTACGATCCGACGCGCGTCAAGTATCCCCTCAAACGCGTCGGCGAGCGCGGGTCGGGCAAGTGGGAGCGCCTGTCTTGGGACCAAGCGCTGAACGAAATTGCCGACCTGATGATTGACACCATCACCCAGGAGGGAACCGATCGCATCATCTGGTCGCTCGGCCCATTGTACACGTTCGGCACCTTTTCGGCCGGCCAGATGCGGCTCAATCTCCTGCTCGACAGCTGCGGTCTCGATATGAACACCGAGATCGGCGACGGCCATCCCGGTGCGGCGGTCACCTTCGGAAAGATCGTCGCCGAACGTTCCCTCGACGATTACTTCTTTTCCGACATGATTTTGGTTTGGGGATGCAACCCGCTCTACACGCAGATCCCCAACGCCCATTTCTTTACCGAGGCACGTTACAAGGGCGCGCAGATCATCGCCATTGCTCCGGACTACAACGCCTCGGCCATTCATGCAGATCAGTGGATTACCATCAAGCCCGGCACCGATGCCGCCTTTGCCCTCTCGCTGGCACAAGTCATCGTCAGCGAAAACCTGCACAACGAAGCCTTTCTGCGGGAACAAACCGACATGCCGTTCCTGGTCCGTATGGACACCGGACGTTTCCTGCGCCAGAGCGACATGGTGAAAGACGGTTCAGCCGAGGTCCTGTACGTCTACGATCAACAAACCAAACAAATCATCGAGGCGCCACGGGATACGCTCAGGCTCGGGACCATCATGCCCGCCCTCGATGGCACCTACGAAGCCAAGGCGCTCGCCGGGACCGTCAAGGTCCGTCCGGTGTTCACGTTGCTCCGTGCCTCGCTCGAACGCGACTACAGCCCGGAACAGACCGCCTCGATCACCGGCATCAGGGCGAGCGTGGTTCGCGATCTCGCCCGCCGGATCGCCAAGGCCAAGGCCGTTGCCAATGTCACGTCGAGCAACTTCGCCAAGTTCTATCACGGCAACCTGATGGAGCGGGCGCAGATTCTGGTCTTTTCGCTCTGTGGCCATATGGGCAAAAAGGGGAGCGGTTACAGCGCCTTCCCGTTCCTGACCCAGGATGGCTTCGAGATGTTCGGGTTCATGAAACAGCCTGGGTGGATGGGCAAGTTGCGCTTGGCGGTGCAGTTCTGGCCGATGCTGCGTCAGCTCAAGAAGCCCGGAATGACTGACGAAATGGTTCGCTATGAGGCCGGCGCCATGCAGTTCCGCGAAGGCGGGATGGTCTCCGGTGTGATGTTCTGGAACATCCACGGCGGGCTGCTCGAGGTCAGCGGCCGCTCGAAGGAATGGGACCCGCACTTGAAACGGCCGGTGGCCGAGTACATGAAAGAGTCGCTCGACAAGGGATACCAGTACGTCTGGCCCAAGCCCGGCAGCCCCCCGCGGATCATCTTCGAGTACGGGAGCAACATTTTACGCCGCTTGCGTGGGTATCCATATGTGCTAAAAAACCTTTTCCCAAAGCTGAAATCTTTCGTTACTATTGACTGGCGCATGACATCGAGTGCCCTGTATTCCGACTACGTGCTCCCGGCCGGCGGGTGGTACGAAAAGTACGAGCACAAATGGGGCACGCCCTTGATGCCGTACATTCACGCCGGGTCGAAGGTGACGAGCTTTCAGGAGGCGAAGCCGGACTGGGAAATCTGCGCTTTGCTGGCTAAAGCCGTCCAGACCCGGGCAAAGGCCCGAAACATTTCGAAGTTCAAGGACCGCCACGGCAACGAGCGGCAACTGGACAGTGTCTACGATGACTTTACGATGAACGGCTCCTACACCGAGCAGGACGAGGAGAAGGTGGCTGCGGATCTGGTCCAGATGGCCAGCAACCTCACCGGTGTGGAGTGGGAACAACTCAAGAAGAAAGGTTACGCGCGCTTCACCGGCACCGGTAACAGCGGTGTGTCGATCGGCAACGCGTGCGACATCACGCCCAACGATACCGTCAGCCCGTTTACGCACCATGTCGAGAAGAAGATGCCGTATCCGACGCTGACCCGGCGTATCCAGTTCTACATCGACCACCCGTTCTACCTCGAGCTCGGTGAGACGCTGCCGGTCCACAAGGATCCCCCGATGGCCGGAGGCGACTATCCGCTGACCCTCAGCGGCGGCCACACCCGTTGGTCGATCCACTCCGCTTGGCGTGACGACGCCCGCATGCTGCGGTTGCAGCGTGGCGAGCCGGTTATGTACATGAGCGTTGCCGACGCCGCGGCCCGCAACATCGAAGACGGCGGTCTGGTCGTGGTGCGGAACGACATCGACAGCTTCCGCATTCAGGCGAAGATCTCGCCTTCGGTTCGCCCCGGCCAGGTGATCATCTACCACGCTTGGGAGAACTACCAGTTTCGGGATGGCAAGGGGTTCCAGAACCTCATTCCCAGCCCGCTGAATCCGGTCGAACTCGCCGGTGGTGA